A stretch of the Psychroserpens sp. Hel_I_66 genome encodes the following:
- the pbpC gene encoding penicillin-binding protein 1C: MYRLISFFKKHIKKSIVILVLLTVYVFCLPRDLFKDPTATVITSKTNQLLGAQIASDGQWRFPHNDSIPEKFKICIVQFEDEYFYDHPGFNPISIFKALKDNVSSGEVRRGGSTLTQQVIRLSRKGQSRTYLEKIKEIVLATRLELRDSKQNILAYYSSNAPFGGNVVGLDAAAWRYFNRDPHQLSWAESATLAVLPNAPSLIYPGKNQERLLEKRNRLLKKLLENKIIDSLTYQLSISEELPQKPYALPQIAPHLLQKIATTNRGERVQTTLDSKLQDRINHIVKNQYNILKQNEIHNAAVLVLDVHTREVLAYVGNTPTDRAHQKDVDIIDKPRSTGSILKPFLYAAMLDAGDMLPNTLVADIPSEFGSYNPENFNKTYDGVVPASRALSRSLNVPAVRMLQSFGLDRFHQYLKQLELKDITYNANHYGLSLILGGAESNLWDLCKSYASMSSTLNHFSETSSEYYTNEFVEPTFFASEKINFGEKSAEKTLYDAASIYLTYESLKKVNRPEGDESWEFYDDSKQIAWKTGTSFGFRDAWAIGTTKNYVVGVWVGNADGEGRPGLVGVQTAAPILFDVFDVLPNSDWFSKPFDEMQEVSICSKSGYRASTVCDETEENYIQVSGLKTEPCPYHILAHMDKTETYQVNSSCEDLSDIKHKPWFVLPPLMAYYYKSKNPFYKPLPKLRLDCAGETQVAIDFIYPKKNNTIFLPKDFDGQTNELILKIAHYKPDSTVFWYVDETYVGTTKDIHELAILPKKGNHILTVVDEFGNEAERQISISE, translated from the coding sequence ATGTATAGGTTAATTTCATTTTTTAAGAAGCATATAAAGAAATCAATAGTAATTTTGGTACTATTAACTGTTTATGTGTTTTGTTTACCTAGGGATTTATTCAAAGATCCAACTGCAACTGTAATTACGAGTAAAACCAATCAGCTTTTAGGAGCGCAAATTGCTAGTGATGGCCAATGGCGATTTCCACACAATGATAGTATTCCAGAGAAATTTAAAATTTGTATCGTCCAGTTTGAGGATGAGTATTTCTATGACCATCCAGGTTTTAACCCAATTTCTATTTTTAAAGCGCTCAAAGATAATGTTAGCTCTGGAGAGGTTAGACGAGGTGGCAGTACCTTAACGCAACAAGTGATTAGATTATCCCGTAAAGGTCAATCTAGAACCTATCTTGAAAAAATCAAGGAAATTGTTTTAGCGACTCGACTAGAACTTAGAGATTCTAAACAAAATATTTTAGCATATTATAGCAGTAACGCACCTTTTGGCGGTAATGTTGTTGGTTTGGATGCTGCAGCATGGCGTTATTTTAATAGAGACCCTCATCAACTTTCATGGGCAGAAAGCGCAACACTAGCAGTATTACCAAATGCACCAAGTCTTATTTATCCAGGGAAAAATCAAGAACGATTATTGGAAAAAAGGAATAGGCTACTCAAAAAATTACTTGAAAACAAAATTATAGACAGCTTGACGTATCAGTTATCTATTTCCGAAGAACTTCCGCAGAAACCCTATGCATTGCCACAAATCGCACCCCATCTCCTGCAAAAAATCGCCACAACAAATCGTGGAGAACGCGTCCAAACCACCCTTGATAGCAAGCTCCAAGACCGTATAAATCATATTGTGAAAAATCAGTATAACATATTGAAGCAAAATGAAATACATAATGCTGCTGTTTTGGTCTTGGATGTCCACACCAGAGAAGTTCTGGCATATGTGGGCAACACACCAACAGATCGGGCTCATCAAAAAGATGTTGACATAATTGACAAACCAAGAAGTACAGGTAGTATTTTAAAACCATTTCTATATGCTGCCATGCTGGATGCTGGTGACATGCTACCCAATACGCTGGTTGCAGATATCCCTAGTGAGTTTGGAAGTTACAATCCAGAGAATTTTAATAAGACCTATGACGGTGTGGTCCCTGCCAGTCGTGCATTGTCTCGCTCCTTAAATGTGCCAGCTGTGCGTATGTTGCAAAGTTTTGGGCTAGATCGTTTTCATCAATATTTAAAGCAACTAGAGCTTAAAGATATAACGTATAATGCCAATCATTATGGATTGTCGCTCATTCTTGGAGGAGCCGAAAGCAACCTTTGGGATTTATGCAAAAGTTATGCATCCATGTCATCAACACTCAATCATTTTTCTGAAACCTCAAGTGAATATTATACCAATGAGTTTGTCGAGCCTACTTTTTTTGCTTCGGAAAAGATAAACTTTGGAGAGAAGTCTGCTGAAAAAACACTTTATGACGCTGCATCCATTTACCTCACTTATGAAAGTTTAAAAAAAGTTAACAGACCTGAAGGTGATGAAAGCTGGGAGTTTTACGATGACTCCAAACAAATTGCCTGGAAAACGGGAACCAGTTTTGGCTTTAGGGATGCGTGGGCGATAGGTACCACAAAAAATTATGTGGTTGGTGTTTGGGTTGGTAATGCAGATGGTGAGGGACGACCAGGTTTGGTTGGCGTACAAACTGCTGCTCCTATTCTATTTGATGTTTTTGATGTTTTACCAAATAGCGATTGGTTTTCAAAACCTTTTGATGAAATGCAAGAAGTGAGTATTTGCTCAAAAAGTGGTTATCGCGCATCAACTGTTTGTGATGAGACAGAAGAGAATTACATTCAAGTGAGCGGACTCAAGACTGAACCTTGTCCCTATCATATTTTAGCGCATATGGATAAGACCGAAACTTATCAAGTCAATTCTTCTTGCGAGGATTTAAGTGACATTAAACATAAACCTTGGTTTGTGCTTCCTCCATTGATGGCATATTATTACAAGAGTAAAAACCCGTTTTATAAGCCCTTGCCAAAACTTAGGTTGGATTGTGCTGGAGAAACTCAAGTGGCTATTGATTTTATTTATCCGAAGAAAAACAATACCATTTTCCTTCCTAAGGATTTTGATGGACAAACCAATGAACTTATCCTTAAAATAGCACATTACAAACCAGACTCTACTGTGTTTTGGTATGTAGATGAAACTTACGTTGGCACAACCAAAGATATCCATGAATTGGCTATTCTTCCGAAGAAAGGAAACCACATCTTAACCGTAGTCGATGAATTTGGTAACGAGGCAGAGCGACAGATTTCAATTTCAGAATAA
- a CDS encoding DUF5689 domain-containing protein, whose protein sequence is MSLVVFSSCVQDDDFDTPDVTIEEPTLDGPIVTIGSVAGQLQQAIDDGDDTVTFEFDSNSDYMEGYVISTDEGGNFFEEIIIQDKLENPTTGIRILIDVNPLFTRYEVGRKIYVKLDGLTAGISNGVLTIGVNSNNEAEKIPSFLEDSTIFRSAETGTLIPLPLAISEFSNDKTNLFIKLENVQFNRDEVLGDDPKTFAAEESDDFDGERLLESCDTGNSTIFSTSTFADFKALQLPIMSGSLNGILSKNFFGDAFNVNVNSPEDINFDNPERCDPIELACGLAATTGSNNLFEDDFEDQTINSLISGNGWTNYIEAGTEGWEAYTQSGTNASQGISARVGSFNSGDASTVAWLITPQIDLDANTGVTLNFETSNSFSDGSTMQVLFSNDWDGTEAGVTSATWGIVSDAYVTQDSDFFGDWFESGNVDLSCASGQIHIAFKYVGSGEADFDGTYELDFVTIDAQ, encoded by the coding sequence ATGAGTTTAGTAGTATTTAGTTCTTGTGTTCAAGATGATGATTTTGATACACCAGATGTAACCATTGAGGAGCCAACCTTAGATGGGCCAATAGTAACCATTGGTTCAGTAGCTGGGCAGTTGCAACAAGCTATTGATGATGGAGATGACACAGTAACTTTTGAGTTTGATAGTAACAGTGATTATATGGAAGGTTATGTCATCTCAACTGATGAAGGTGGAAACTTTTTTGAAGAGATAATTATACAGGATAAATTAGAAAACCCAACAACTGGAATAAGAATTTTAATTGATGTTAACCCTTTATTCACAAGATACGAAGTTGGAAGAAAAATCTACGTCAAGTTGGACGGATTAACTGCAGGTATTTCTAATGGTGTGTTAACCATAGGAGTAAACTCTAATAATGAGGCTGAAAAAATTCCTTCTTTCCTAGAAGACTCTACAATATTTCGTTCTGCGGAAACAGGAACACTAATACCCCTTCCGTTAGCCATTAGCGAATTTAGTAATGATAAAACAAACTTGTTTATCAAATTGGAAAATGTACAATTCAACAGAGATGAAGTTTTAGGTGACGATCCAAAAACATTTGCTGCTGAAGAGTCTGATGATTTTGATGGTGAACGTCTTTTAGAGAGCTGTGATACTGGAAATAGTACAATCTTTAGTACAAGTACATTTGCCGATTTTAAAGCTTTACAACTCCCTATAATGAGCGGATCTTTAAATGGAATTCTTTCTAAAAACTTTTTTGGAGATGCTTTTAATGTAAATGTAAATTCTCCAGAAGATATCAATTTTGACAATCCAGAACGTTGTGATCCAATAGAATTAGCATGTGGTTTAGCTGCGACAACTGGATCTAACAATTTATTTGAAGATGATTTTGAAGATCAAACAATAAATTCATTGATCTCTGGAAACGGATGGACTAACTATATTGAAGCTGGTACTGAAGGTTGGGAAGCATATACCCAATCTGGTACAAATGCATCTCAAGGGATTTCTGCAAGAGTAGGATCTTTCAATTCTGGAGATGCGAGCACTGTAGCTTGGTTAATTACACCTCAAATAGATTTAGATGCAAACACAGGTGTAACCCTAAACTTTGAAACATCTAACAGTTTCTCAGACGGAAGCACAATGCAAGTATTATTCTCTAACGACTGGGATGGTACCGAGGCTGGAGTAACTTCTGCAACTTGGGGAATCGTTTCAGATGCTTACGTAACTCAAGACAGTGATTTCTTTGGTGACTGGTTTGAGTCTGGAAACGTAGATTTATCTTGTGCATCTGGGCAAATCCATATCGCATTTAAATATGTTGGTAGTGGTGAGGCAGATTTTGATGGTACTTACGAATTAGATTTTGTTACCATAGACGCTCAATAA
- a CDS encoding carboxypeptidase regulatory-like domain-containing protein — MKKSFFILLFGIFSVLTSFAQETIVKGSVLDATTGDPIPDVTITIEETGQSIKTDANGEFQFPGIVPLGEQVLKIEKVGYDTKRYPIVVNEGKTVDISGMTLEYDSSDKKDLFIISISDDNLNSEDDGLTDNISGLLQSSRDVFLNAAAFDFSATFFRPRGLDNANGKVLINGIEMNKQFTGRPQWGNWGGLNDMQRNQVFSMGTTPNDYNFGDLAGTNNIIMRASQYRSGGRISYANANRSYTDRVMASYSSGLLKGGWSYSVLGSRRSGEEGFVDGTLYDANSFFVAVEKQINENHSLNFTGIYAQNRRGRSTAITQEVFELKGNTYNPFWGAQNGQIRNSRTREINEPILMLNHYWDISSKTKLNTNVAYQFGKVGNTRIDNGGTRFVDFNGQSSYIGGARNPDPAYYQNLPSYQLRFDNLNAYNYQQAYLAEQEFRNDGQLDWDELYSGNAIVRAQGGNSIYAIQEDRNDDTQFSVNTIFDTELTDRIRLNGNLSYRNLKSENFAELKDLLGGTGFLDVDFFAEESPNAANLTLADIAQSDVNNPNRIVQEGDRYKYNYEMDANVVSGFAQAQFKYSKVDFYVGANVSQTSYQRNGLYENGNFPGSSSFGKSEKLNFSNYGVKAGATYKITGRHLIDANASYFTKAPTMRNSFSNARQNNNTVTGLESEKINALDVSYIYRSPIVKARLTGFYSGFKDGSDIGFYYTEDLAGLGIDNGDAFVQEITTNIERRNIGLEFGLEAQVTPTIKLKGAASVGQYTFANNPDLYLTSDDFAGEVRFGDGTTNLKDLHVAGGPERAFQIGFEYRDPDYWWIGATTNFFSNAYVDASSLRRSANFTTDYDGQPIVDYDSDIARDLLQQEQFDSYTLVNVVGGKSWKIDDYFVGFFATINNVFDQTYRTGGFEQSRLGTYDRVLEDTSRPNGEVFGSRYFFGYGTTYYLNFYVRF; from the coding sequence ATGAAGAAAAGTTTTTTTATTTTATTATTTGGAATTTTCTCCGTGCTCACATCATTTGCGCAAGAAACTATTGTAAAAGGTAGTGTGCTAGATGCCACGACTGGAGACCCTATTCCTGATGTAACTATCACCATTGAAGAAACCGGACAATCTATTAAAACAGATGCAAACGGTGAATTTCAATTTCCGGGTATTGTTCCTCTAGGTGAACAAGTCTTAAAAATTGAAAAGGTTGGTTACGATACCAAACGTTATCCTATTGTTGTTAACGAAGGTAAAACCGTTGATATTAGCGGTATGACACTTGAATATGATTCAAGTGACAAAAAGGATTTATTCATTATTTCGATTTCTGATGACAATCTAAACAGTGAAGACGATGGATTAACCGATAACATTTCTGGCTTACTACAGTCTTCAAGAGATGTATTCTTAAATGCAGCAGCTTTTGATTTTAGTGCTACGTTTTTTAGACCAAGAGGTTTAGATAATGCTAATGGAAAAGTACTTATCAATGGTATTGAAATGAACAAGCAATTTACGGGACGACCACAATGGGGAAATTGGGGAGGACTCAATGATATGCAGCGTAACCAAGTATTCTCTATGGGAACAACTCCTAACGATTACAATTTTGGTGATTTAGCTGGTACAAATAACATCATTATGAGAGCTTCACAATATAGAAGTGGCGGACGTATTTCATACGCTAACGCTAATAGAAGCTATACAGATCGTGTGATGGCAAGTTACAGCTCTGGATTACTTAAAGGAGGTTGGTCTTATTCTGTATTAGGATCTCGCAGATCTGGAGAAGAAGGCTTTGTTGATGGTACTCTATATGACGCTAATTCATTTTTTGTAGCTGTAGAAAAGCAAATTAACGAAAATCACAGCTTAAACTTTACAGGTATTTATGCTCAAAATAGGAGAGGACGTTCTACCGCTATTACTCAGGAGGTTTTTGAATTAAAGGGGAACACTTATAATCCTTTTTGGGGAGCTCAAAACGGTCAGATTAGAAACTCGAGAACCAGAGAAATCAACGAGCCTATTTTAATGTTAAACCATTATTGGGATATTTCGTCAAAAACAAAATTGAATACAAATGTTGCGTATCAATTTGGTAAGGTAGGGAATACTCGTATTGACAATGGTGGTACACGTTTCGTAGATTTTAACGGACAGAGTTCGTACATTGGTGGTGCAAGAAACCCAGATCCAGCTTACTATCAAAATTTACCAAGCTACCAATTACGTTTTGATAACCTTAATGCTTATAATTACCAACAAGCTTATTTAGCAGAGCAAGAATTTAGAAATGATGGTCAATTAGACTGGGATGAACTTTATTCTGGGAACGCTATTGTTAGAGCTCAAGGAGGCAATTCAATTTACGCAATTCAAGAAGATAGAAACGATGACACTCAATTTAGTGTCAATACTATATTCGATACAGAATTAACAGACCGCATTAGACTAAACGGAAATCTTAGCTATAGAAATCTCAAAAGTGAAAACTTTGCAGAACTGAAAGATCTTTTAGGAGGCACAGGGTTTTTAGATGTAGATTTCTTTGCAGAAGAATCTCCTAATGCAGCTAATCTAACGTTGGCAGATATTGCCCAAAGTGATGTTAACAATCCAAACAGAATAGTGCAAGAAGGTGATAGATACAAATATAATTATGAAATGGATGCTAATGTAGTAAGTGGATTTGCCCAAGCTCAATTTAAATATTCTAAAGTAGATTTTTATGTAGGTGCAAATGTTTCACAAACGTCTTACCAAAGAAATGGACTCTATGAAAACGGAAACTTCCCGGGATCTTCTTCTTTTGGAAAAAGTGAAAAACTTAACTTCTCAAACTATGGCGTTAAAGCTGGAGCAACCTATAAAATTACTGGGCGTCATTTAATCGATGCTAATGCTAGTTATTTTACAAAAGCGCCAACTATGAGAAACTCATTTAGTAATGCAAGACAAAATAATAATACGGTAACCGGTCTTGAAAGTGAGAAAATAAATGCATTAGATGTTAGTTATATTTATAGAAGTCCTATTGTAAAAGCTAGATTAACTGGTTTTTATTCAGGTTTTAAAGATGGATCAGATATTGGTTTCTATTATACCGAGGATTTAGCAGGACTGGGAATTGATAATGGTGATGCTTTTGTTCAAGAAATCACTACTAATATCGAAAGAAGAAATATTGGTTTAGAATTTGGTTTAGAAGCTCAAGTGACGCCAACAATAAAATTAAAAGGGGCAGCCTCTGTAGGTCAATATACATTTGCTAACAATCCAGATTTGTATTTAACAAGTGATGATTTTGCTGGTGAAGTTCGTTTTGGAGACGGTACAACAAATTTAAAGGATTTACATGTTGCTGGTGGTCCAGAACGTGCATTTCAGATTGGATTTGAATATCGTGACCCAGACTATTGGTGGATTGGAGCAACTACCAACTTCTTTTCAAATGCCTATGTTGATGCTAGTAGCTTGAGAAGATCTGCGAATTTCACAACAGATTATGACGGTCAACCTATTGTAGATTATGATAGTGATATTGCTAGAGACCTCTTACAACAAGAACAATTTGATAGTTATACGTTAGTTAATGTTGTTGGTGGAAAATCTTGGAAAATCGACGATTACTTTGTTGGCTTTTTCGCTACAATAAACAACGTGTTTGACCAAACTTATAGAACAGGAGGATTTGAACAATCTAGATTAGGAACATATGACCGTGTTTTAGAAGATACATCAAGACCTAACGGAGAAGTTTTTGGTTCTCGTTATTTCTTCGGATATGGAACCACATATTACCTTAACTTTTACGTAAGATTCTAA
- a CDS encoding endonuclease: MKPVHFSLAIICFLMTFTSFSQEEKKEKRFKIHTVAFYNLENLFDTINDTTKFDEASPIMEMKANREAVYVKKVKNMARVIADIGADVTGNTPAIIGVCEVENRQVLVDVVNDPLLLPKDYGIIHYESPDARGIDVALLYQKDLFKPTSHSSHEVKIYDDKTRERKHTRDQLLVSGELDGEPIHVIVNHWPSRSGGEARSRPKRVAAAKVSKYLVDSIQVKDPYAKVFIMGDLNDDPTNESVKGVINAQSDKDKVELKGIYNPYEDMFKKDGFGTTAYRDAWSLFDQIMFTKPLVEKDDYSSFRFYKAGIYNKQYLTNKRGRYKGYPLRSFADGGFTDGFSDHFPVYVFLIREVED, from the coding sequence ATGAAACCAGTACATTTTTCTTTAGCGATTATCTGTTTTTTAATGACATTTACTAGCTTTTCACAAGAAGAAAAAAAAGAAAAACGCTTTAAAATACATACGGTAGCGTTTTACAATTTAGAGAATTTATTTGATACTATTAACGACACGACAAAGTTTGACGAAGCAAGTCCTATAATGGAAATGAAAGCAAATAGAGAGGCTGTCTATGTTAAAAAAGTTAAAAACATGGCAAGAGTAATTGCCGATATTGGTGCAGATGTTACAGGTAATACACCAGCAATTATTGGTGTTTGCGAAGTGGAGAATAGACAAGTACTGGTAGATGTTGTAAATGATCCATTATTGCTTCCAAAAGATTATGGAATCATTCATTACGAATCTCCAGATGCCAGAGGTATTGATGTCGCTTTGTTGTATCAAAAAGATTTATTTAAGCCAACAAGTCACAGTTCACATGAGGTTAAGATTTATGATGATAAAACTCGAGAACGAAAGCATACTAGAGACCAACTTTTAGTAAGTGGCGAGTTAGATGGAGAACCAATTCATGTAATTGTAAATCACTGGCCTTCAAGAAGTGGTGGTGAAGCTCGAAGCAGACCAAAACGTGTGGCAGCTGCAAAAGTGAGTAAGTATCTTGTTGATTCTATTCAGGTTAAAGACCCATATGCAAAAGTTTTTATCATGGGAGATTTAAATGATGATCCAACAAATGAAAGTGTAAAAGGGGTTATCAATGCACAAAGTGATAAAGATAAAGTAGAGCTAAAAGGGATATATAACCCTTATGAAGATATGTTTAAAAAGGATGGTTTTGGTACAACAGCATATAGAGATGCATGGAGTTTATTTGACCAAATCATGTTTACAAAACCTTTGGTAGAAAAAGATGATTATTCTTCATTTAGATTTTATAAAGCAGGGATTTACAACAAGCAATATTTAACTAATAAAAGAGGTAGATATAAAGGTTACCCATTACGTAGTTTCGCAGATGGTGGATTTACAGATGGATTTAGTGATCACTTCCCGGTTTACGTATTTTTAATTAGAGAAGTAGAAGACTAA